In a genomic window of uncultured Sphaerochaeta sp.:
- a CDS encoding alpha/beta hydrolase: protein MRRRGKKVLRILLWVFTAFVLVLLISSMVHATYFRQRFENIEPYGELVEVFDGSMHLYSVGEGEKTIVLLPGMGVGLPSADFGPLMRALGEKYTVVVVEYFGVGFSSGTERARSSANYVEEIRTALATAGFRGPYVLMGHSISSAYSELYASLHPEEVEAIISLDGTSTALSAPMPAFAKALLPIARVQQDLGLTSLLGPLVTNADAIGSLGYTTQEIQDMLVFAGFSVNRTLLAQMGNVSESIEEVMRVPFPPQVPYLKLIASDTYEKPNPMLPVTPIEYQLQHLERIGGHAQYKVLEGTHFLYQTNVDKIVQLTELFLASRL, encoded by the coding sequence ATGCGTAGGCGAGGGAAAAAGGTTCTGAGGATTTTGCTTTGGGTGTTCACCGCCTTTGTCTTGGTGTTGCTCATCTCCTCGATGGTGCATGCCACCTATTTCCGCCAGCGCTTTGAGAACATCGAGCCATACGGAGAGCTGGTCGAGGTTTTTGACGGTTCCATGCACCTGTACTCTGTGGGAGAGGGGGAGAAGACCATCGTCCTGTTGCCAGGCATGGGAGTGGGACTGCCCAGTGCAGATTTCGGCCCCTTGATGCGCGCCTTGGGCGAGAAGTACACCGTTGTGGTGGTGGAGTACTTCGGGGTGGGGTTCAGCTCCGGTACCGAGCGAGCGAGAAGCAGTGCCAACTATGTGGAAGAGATCCGCACAGCCCTTGCAACTGCAGGCTTTCGTGGTCCCTACGTGTTGATGGGCCACTCCATTTCCAGCGCCTACAGCGAACTGTATGCCAGCTTGCATCCTGAGGAGGTCGAGGCGATCATCAGCTTGGACGGTACCTCAACAGCACTCTCTGCTCCGATGCCCGCATTTGCAAAGGCCTTGCTGCCGATCGCCAGGGTTCAACAGGATCTGGGTCTTACCAGCCTGCTCGGCCCCTTGGTCACCAACGCTGATGCAATCGGTTCCTTGGGGTACACAACCCAGGAGATCCAAGACATGCTGGTGTTTGCCGGGTTCTCCGTCAACAGGACCTTGCTTGCCCAGATGGGCAATGTTTCCGAGTCCATCGAAGAGGTCATGCGTGTGCCGTTCCCCCCTCAGGTGCCGTATCTCAAGCTCATCGCATCCGATACCTATGAAAAGCCCAACCCGATGCTTCCTGTCACCCCCATTGAGTACCAGCTGCAGCATCTGGAAAGGATAGGGGGGCATGCACAGTACAAGGTACTCGAAGGTACACACTTCCTCTACCAAACCAATGTTGACAAGATTGTTCAGCTTACGGAGCTGTTCCTTGCCTCACGCTTGTGA